Genomic window (Helicobacter pylori):
TCCCTTCGTATTGTTTCTTAGAACCTTTAAAAATCGTTACACACAGCGTGTCATTGAGTTTGATTTTTGCTTGATTGAGTAATTTATCGCTGATATTGCTCCAAACATTGCCATATTGAATATCCAAAATCGGGATATTGCCTTTCACTTCCCCTTTTGTGGCTTTCGCTTTTTGGTAAGGAATTTCAACGACTTTTGGGGGAAGCTCTGGCCCGACCTGCTCGAATGTGATCGCCCCAGAAGCCAAACGCGCACCGGTGTAAGCATACACATCACGGCCATGGAAAGTATAAGATTTTTCAGAACCTTTCAAGCGGTTAGTTTTTTCATCAATTTCACGCACGCTATCAATCCCCAAAGTTTGTGCCACCAAAGTCAGCGTGCCGTTATCCGGCGAGACGAAATACTGGCCGTTTTTAGTTTTTAGCACCACCGATTTACGCTTAGTGCCTACGCCCGGATCCACTACGCTCACAAATACCGAACCTTTTGGCCAATAACTAGCGGTCTGATACAAGCGGTAAGCGCCTTCCCAAATATTATACGGGGGGATTTCGTGCGTTAAATCAAAGATTTTAAGATTGGAATCAACGCTGAAAGCGACGCCTTTCATCGCCGAGACAGCTCCATCTTTTAGGCTAAAATCTGTTTGTAAAATCAAAGCGTTACTCGCATAAACAGGCGATAACCCTATACACGCTGATAAAAACAACGCTAAAATCGTTTTTTTCATCTGTATTATTTCCTAAATAACAAAAGCGGAGTGAAGCGTTTTCTCATGGTTATCCTTTGTTGGATTAAAGTGTTTTTATTATACAATTTAAGGGGATTGTTTGTTTGTTTTTTTGAAGTTTAAAGTTTTTACAAGGGATTAAAATTTCGTATTGAAACAGAATTTTAAAATAAGTCTTTATGTTAAAATAATTTAAAATGATTTACCGCTAATTAGGCTTTCTTAAGGATAGGGGGTTTTATTTAAAACGCAATATCGCCAATATTTTCACTATTTTCTATATAGTATTTAAAGCGCTCTTTTTCTAATTCGTTTTTTAGGATTTGTTGTTCTTCTAAAAGCAGGCGTTTTTGATCTTCTAGGGTGTTGATTTTACGGCTAATATAATAAATATTATTGCTTAAATAGATTTTAGGCGCTAATAAGGCTAAAAACGCGCCCCCAAAAACCAATACCCCTATTAAATTCATTAAAGAAAGACCATGCGAATTTTCATTTGCAGTTCCAGCGAACAATTCCTTTTTTTCGTCCTCTTCTATGCGTACAAAGCGTTCTTTTTCATTTGAAGAATGGGTTTTGATATTCATGGCTTACTCATATGGCTTACTCATGGTTTGAATTGAAACACCCTCATTTTAGCGCTTCGTGAGCGCCTGTTGTTTTTAATTTCTTCTGGGCTTGGAGTGATGGGCTTTTTGGTTAAAATTGCGCCTAAAGCGTGATTGTTAGAGCAAGCGCATTTGAAACTTGAAGGATCACAAATGCAATTTTTAGCGTAATCTTTGAAAGCGTTTTTCACTAACGCGTCTTCTAAAGAATGGAAAGAAATCACGCACAAAATCGCTCCCTTAAGGTTTCTAGCGCATTGTAAAAACTCTTTTAACTCTTCTAATTCGCTATTGACTTCTATGCGGATGGCTTGAAACACTAGTGTCGCTGGGTGGATTTTTTTATTTTTAGAAAAAGAGCTTAAAAAATCGCTCAAATCTTTAGCGTCTTTAAAGGATTTTTTAGCACGCCTTTCTGCAATTTTGTGGGCGATTTTTTTGTATTCTTTGATTTCGCCATAGTCTCTAAAGATTTTTTCTAACGCTATTACAGGATAAGAGTTGATGACTTTTTGAGCGTTCAAATCACTCTCTAAATCCATGCGCATATCCAAAGCGTGCGAGTGGAAATTAAACCCTCTGTTATCGTCATCAAGCTGCAAGGAGCTCACCCCTAAATCCACTAAAACCCCCTTGATTCGCTCACCATGAATTTCTAGGGCTTCTTTAAAGCGTTTGGCAAAACCTCCGCTTAAGAGATTATAACGCCCTTCAAATTCTTTCAATCGTTCTTTAGCGATTTCTTGAGCGAACTTATCTTTATCAATGCCAATGAGTTTCAGGTGTGGTTTTTGGGATAAAAGGGCTTTAGAATGCCCCCCTAACCCTAAAGTGCAATCAATCAAAACCCCTTCTTCTAAAGGCGTGAACGCTTGCAAAACTTCTTGCAACAAAACGCTTTGGTGCAGATTTTCTATTTCTTGCAAACAATCCCCCTAAAACCCCTAGATGAATTTTCCAAATGCCTACTCAATGGTATTGGTTTTGTTGGTTACGCCCAAAAGTTTCTTTATCAATTTTAGCTTTTTAAGATGCGAAAATTCAAGCTAATAATCCTTTTTAATAAAGATTAAAAAGAGCTTAAAGACACCCTTTTAAAGGGTTTAAAAAGTGTAGTTATACCCTAAATAAAGCGAATAATCCCGTTTCAAATGGTAATAAAGATTAGTAGCGTTAGGACCCGCACTCAAAAATTTATTGATGAGTAGCGGCACTCTCACGCCAAACTCTACGCCATTATGCTTATAGATATTGGCTCTCACCCCAAAATTCAACCATACTTGAAAAGCGACGGTTGAAGTATTGGTGCTATAAGGGGCGTTAGGGTTACAATAAGTGGGGGTACAAACATCAGGACCCTTAGCTTCAATGATTTGCTCTTTCCAATAGTTTGCCGCTGAGCTTTTCCAAGTGTTACCGCCGATAGCGACCCCACCAAAAATACCAAAAGAAGCGTTGTCTCTATCAATAATATCAGCTAACAAATCGCTCCCCACACCCCAAGAAACCATATCCAACTGGATTTTATTAGGTGCATAAACTTGCTTACCCAAATCGGCATGCCCGTAATCAAAAAGCCCATACACTCTAAAACCAAACCATTTGCTTGTCATATCTAGCGACTTGAATTGGAAAAATTTCTTATAACCCACATTCAACCCAAGACCATTCAAAGCCCCATTAGCGTATTTAGCATGCCAGTTGATATTGGTGCCTCCTGGATTATGCTTATTAGCGGTAAGACCTGGGGGGCAACCTACAACACTCCCTGTGCAATCCCCTGTATTATAAATATTACTATTCAAACGGGCCTGTCCAAGCTGATAATTAGCCCCTATATAAACACCATCACCTTCGGCTAACAACGAAGAGCTTAAAACTGCGGATAGAAGCCCTAAAGCTACAAACTTTTTCATAAATTCCATTCCTTTACATTCCTATCTTTAAAATTGTCTCATAAAATAATAGCATGTTTATCCTTAATCAAGCAAATATTTTTAACTCTTATGAATAAGAAATGATAATAAAACCATTCTTTTTTGAAGTATAATAGCTCCTTTTAATCCATTTTCTTATTTTAAGGAAACTCTTGCAACATAAAACCATTATGGATAAGATCATTATTCAAGGGGCTAGGGAAAATAATCTCAAAAATATCTTTTTAGAAATCCCTAAAAACCAGTTTGTTGTTTTTACCGGATTAAGCGGTTCGGGTAAATCCACTCTGGCGTTTGACACTTTATACGCTGAAGGCCAAAGGCGTTATTTAGAGAGTTTGTCCAGCTATGCGAGGCAATTTTTAGATAAAGTGGGTAAGCCTAATGTGGATAAAATTGAAGGCCTAACCCCTGCGATCGCTATCGATCAAAAAACCACTTCTAAAAACCCTAGATCCACTGTGGGGACGATCACTGAGATTTATGATTATTTAAGGTTGTTGTTTGCAAGGGTTGGGGAGCAATTTTGCCCCACATGTCTAGAGCCTATTAGTTCTATGAGCGCGAGCGATATTATTTCTCAAATCTGTCATTTAGAAGAAAATTCTAAAATCATTATTCTCGCCCCCATTATTAAAGATAAAAAAGGTTCGTTTAACGATAAATTAGAGAGCTTGCGTTTGAAGGGGTATGTGAGGGCTTTTGTTGATGGGGTGATGGTGCGTTTAGATGAAGAAATCCATTTGCACAAAACCAAAAAACACACCATTGAAGCGGTGGTGGATAGGGTAGTCATTAATAGCGAAAATTCTTCACGGATCGCTAGCGCGGTAGAAAAAGCCCTTAAAGAAAGCTATGGGGAATTAGAAGTGGAAATCTTGCAAGACAACGCGCCAGGCATTAGGAAGCATTACAGCGAGCATAAGGCATGTTTTAAGTGTAAGATGAGTTTTGAAGAATTAGAGCCTTTGAGTTTTTCCTTCAATTCGCCTAAAGGGGCGTGCGAGAGCTGTTTGGGTTTGGGGACAAAATTTAGCTTAGATATTAGTAAGATTTTAGATCCTAACACGCCTTTAAATCAAGGAGCGATTAAAGTGATTTTTGGGTATAACCGCAGTTATTACGCTCAAATGTTTGAAGGCTTTTGCGAATACAATGGTATTGACAGCGCGCTTTGTTTTAATGAATTGAATAAAGAGCAACAAGACGCTCTTTTGTATGGGAATGGCACTGAAATCAGCTTTCATTTTAAAAATAGCCCCTTAAAACGCCCTTGGAAAGGCATTATCCAAATCGCTTATGACATGTTTAAAGAGCAAAAGGATTTGAGCGATTACATGAGCGAAAAAACCTGTTCTTCATGCAAGGGGCATCGTTTGAAAGCCTCAAGTTTGAGCGTCCAAGTCGCTGGCTTGAAAATGGCGGATTTTTTAACTAAGCCCATTGAAGAAGTCTATCACTTTTTTAATGATCCCACGCATTTTAGCTATCTTAACGAGCAAGAAAAAAAGATCGCTGAACCGATTTTAAAAGAGATTTTAGAAAGGGTGTTTTTTTTATACGATGTGGGGCTAGGATATTTGACTTTAGGGCGGGATGCACGAACGATTAGCGGAGGGGAGAGCCAAAGGATACGAATCGCTAGTCAAATCGGGAGTGGTTTGACAGGGGTTTTGTATGTTTTAGACGAGCCTAGCATTGGCTTGCATGAAAAAGACACGCTCAAACTTATTAACACCCTTAGGAATTTACAAAAAAAGGGGAACACGCTCATTGTCGTAGAGCATGATAAAGAGACGATTAAGCATGCGGATTTTGTTGTGGATATTGGGCCAAAGGCTGGAAGACATGGAGGCGAGGTGGTTTTTAGCGGGAGCGTGGAAGAGTTATTGCAAAATAACCATTCTACCGCCTTGTATCTCAACGGCACTAAAAAGATTGAGCGCCCTAAATTTGAACTCCCTAAAGAAAAGCATTTTTTAGAAATTAAAAATGTCAATATCAATAACATTAAGAATTTGAGCGTTCAAATCCCTTTAAAACAATTGGTGTGCATTACTGGGGTGAGCGGGAGCGGTAAAAGTTCGCTGATTTTACAAACCCTTTTACCCACCGCTCAAACCCTTTTAAACCATGCTAAAAAAGCTCAAAGTTTGAATGGGGTGGAGATTGTAGGGTTGGAGCATTTGGATAAAGTGATTTATTTAGATCAAGCCCCCATAGGCAAAACCCCACGAAGCAACCCCGCCACTTACACGGGAGTGATGGATGAAATCAGGATTTTATTTGCCGAGCAAAAAGAAGCTAAAATTTTAGGCTATAGCGCGAGCCGTTTTAGCTTTAATGTTAAAGGGGGGCGGTGCGAGAAATGCCAAGGCGATGGGGACATTAAAATAGAAATGCACTTTTTGCCTGATGTGTTAGTCCAATGCGATAGCTGTAAGGGTGCTAAATACAACCCCCAAACTTTAGAAATCAAGGTGAAAGGCAAATCCATTGCTGATGTGTTGAACATGAGCGTGGAAGAAGCTTATGAATTTTTTGCTAAATTCCCTAAAATCGCCGTGAAGTTAAAAACACTTATAGATGTGGGCTTAGGCTATATCACTTTAGGGCAAAACGCTACGACTTTAAGCGGGGGGGAGGCTCAAAGGATCAAATTGGCTAAAGAATTGAGTAAAAAAGACACAGGCAAAACCCTTTATATTTTAGATGAGCCTACTACCGGTTTGCATTTTGAAGACGTGAATCACCTTTTACAGGTTTTGCACTCTTTAGTGGCGTTAGGCAATTCCATGCTAGTGATTGAGCATAATTTAGACATTATCAAAAACGCTGACTACATTATAGACATGGGGCCTGATGGGGGGGATAAGGGCGGGAGGGTCATTGCGAGCGGCACGCCTTTAGAAGTGGCACAAAATTGCGAAAAAACCCAAAGCTATACGGGAAAATTTTTAGCTTTGGAATTGAAATAGCTTGCATGGGGTTTGTTAAAACGATGTAGGGCTGAATAAAATAACAGACAGCCAAATATTAGAGAGCAGAAAAATTACAAGGCTAACGGCAATAATAGCCGCTTAATCATGCAAGAGTTAGCAAGGAAACCATGCCTTTAAAATCCATCGCATGAGAGTTTGAAAAATGAGAAAATACTAAGGAAAATAGAGACCAAGCCGACACTTTCTAATCATTGCAAAAACGGCAATAGCGTTTCAAACCTTAATGGGAATAATCCCACCACAAACGAATTTAAAACACAAGAGCCACAACGAATGAAGCAAGAAAAATGCGCCATAGTTAAATCCATGCTAGAGATTATAAAAAGCTTGAAATAAGTAGGTTATCAGCCATTAAAAAATCGTGAGAGTGGGTACTATTATTTTCGCCCTATAGCCCAAATTACAAGGGGTAGGGTTAAAAACCCCCTAAACTCACTATTTTTAGTCCCACACAAAAACTACTAATAAGGCTTTATTACCATTAAGTGTTAATCATAAACTATAAAAAATGCTAAAAAACATTTTTCATAATCAATAGTAAAGAGTTTGATTTTAATTTTAATTGCACGATAATTTTTGTAGCGCGGTCTTAGGGGTTAAAAAATGACTTTTAATTTAAAAAACTAATTAAGACCCAACAAGATTTTATTTATTATTGTTTTTTCGTCCGCATTATAATCGCTTGAATGGGATCTTTGCCAAGGAGGTTGCCAAACAAAGGCCCCCTCAACAACTCCTAAAACACCTTGCTTGTCATTTTAACGGCCTCCTCTTTGAGTCTTAAGGTATTTGGGGAATTGCCTTTTAGCTTCTCTATCAATCATAGACCCCCACTTTTTATAGTAGAATTTGATCGCAAATTCCGTTCCTTATATCCGCTCTATTTTGTAACTCCTAAATCCAACTTCCAAATACTTTCTCACCAACCACTCAATGTTGTAAGGCCCTCTATCCAAAAAACGCTTGATATTTGCAGAATTGGTTTCATAATATATTGCAGGCTCGCCATTTTCAAGCAAATCAGCAAGAGTGGTGTTGTTATTATCAATCACAGGGGGTGTATAAAACCCTAAACACTCATCAACCCCTAATTCCTTAACGATAAACAATCAGCAATTGATAAAATCACCATTCTTATCGTTAAGAACATCAATGATTTTATAAGAGCTGCCATACCCATAATAGATCGAGTTAGGTTTCTGTGGTTCTTTATTAGCCTTTAATCCATTAAATTCATCAAAAATACCCGCCATGAAATCATCATCATTTGCTAAAGCGGTCTTGCTACTCAATCTAACAATCTTTTTCTCACTCAATTGAACAATCACTTCGTTAGTCTCTTGATCCGCTCCAACACCAATCACTCTATAGCCAAATCTATCCACTCTTTTACTCAATTTGTTACACAACAAACCATGCAATTCCTTGTTTTTTAATTTCTTAACCATAAAATCATTCGCTAACATAAAAACTCCCCATTAATTGAACCCCAATCTTTAAACCCCTTTGAGCAAAAATCCCAAATTAAGCGTTTCTAATAAACGCTTTTTCTAATGACCCTATGAAATTATAGCGTGATCACTAAAACTTATTAAACTTATCTGGTTGCAGATGGTTTATAAAGAAGCCCTACAAACTACCTTTCCAAAAACAAATCTTTCTCTTGGATTTCCGTTTCTTCGCTTAAAATCGCCGCTCTTTCCACGACGCCTAAAAGCTCTCGCACATTCCCATGCCAAGAATATTCTAAAAGGCGTTTTGCGGCGTTTTTTGAAAAAGATTTTGGCCCCAAATGATAAGCGTCGCACACTTCTTTAAGCTTGATTTCAGCAATGGGTAGAATCTCTTCTACTCTCTCTCTTAAAGGCGCGATAGTTATAGGCACGATTTGCAAGCGGAAAAACAAATCTTCTCTGAATTCTTTTGAAGCGATTTTTTCTTTCATGTTAGCGTTGGTGGCGGAAATGAAACGAACATCAATTTTAACGCTCTTATTATCCCCAAGGCGTGTGATTTCTTTTTCTTGAACCACTCTTAAAAGTTTGCTTTGCAATTGAATGGGCATTTCAGCGATTTCATCTAAAAAGATCGTGCCTTTATTCGCACTTTCAAAAAGCCCCATTTTAGGCGCTGTGGCGTCCGTGAACGCCCCTTTTTGATACCCAAAAAGCTCGCTTTCTAATAAATGCTCTGGGATTGCGGACATGTTGATTGCGATAAAAGGGTGTTTGGAGCGCTGAGAATGCTGGTGGATGAAATGAGCAAAAACTTCCTTACCCACCCCGCTTTCGCCTAATAGCATGACATTAGCGTCCGTGCTTGCGACTTTTAAGGCCTGCCGTTTGCTCTCTTCTAAAGCTTTTGAAGTGGCTAAAAAGCTGTGTTTGTGTGGTTTTTTTAAAGGTTTTTCTAAAGGGTGTTTTTTTTGAAATTCTAAAACTTTTTTAGTGCGATAGATAGATTCTAAAAGCAATTCTGGTTTAAAAGGCTTTTGGAAAAAGTCTTTCACGCCTAAACGAATGGAATCAATGGCTTTATTCAAGGTCGCATTACCGGTAATCACAATGGATTCATACTTGCCTTCTAAAAGGCGTAAAAATTCCAAGCCGTCCATATGGGGCATGTTAATATCCGTGATGACTAAATCAAAGCTTTCATCTAATTTGGCTAAAGCGTCTTTAGGGTTTTTAAAACTCACAATCTCTAAATCGTCTTGAAGCTCAAAAAAAAGCTCCAGGCTTTTACGCATGTTAATATCGT
Coding sequences:
- the uvrA gene encoding excinuclease ABC subunit UvrA; protein product: MQHKTIMDKIIIQGARENNLKNIFLEIPKNQFVVFTGLSGSGKSTLAFDTLYAEGQRRYLESLSSYARQFLDKVGKPNVDKIEGLTPAIAIDQKTTSKNPRSTVGTITEIYDYLRLLFARVGEQFCPTCLEPISSMSASDIISQICHLEENSKIIILAPIIKDKKGSFNDKLESLRLKGYVRAFVDGVMVRLDEEIHLHKTKKHTIEAVVDRVVINSENSSRIASAVEKALKESYGELEVEILQDNAPGIRKHYSEHKACFKCKMSFEELEPLSFSFNSPKGACESCLGLGTKFSLDISKILDPNTPLNQGAIKVIFGYNRSYYAQMFEGFCEYNGIDSALCFNELNKEQQDALLYGNGTEISFHFKNSPLKRPWKGIIQIAYDMFKEQKDLSDYMSEKTCSSCKGHRLKASSLSVQVAGLKMADFLTKPIEEVYHFFNDPTHFSYLNEQEKKIAEPILKEILERVFFLYDVGLGYLTLGRDARTISGGESQRIRIASQIGSGLTGVLYVLDEPSIGLHEKDTLKLINTLRNLQKKGNTLIVVEHDKETIKHADFVVDIGPKAGRHGGEVVFSGSVEELLQNNHSTALYLNGTKKIERPKFELPKEKHFLEIKNVNINNIKNLSVQIPLKQLVCITGVSGSGKSSLILQTLLPTAQTLLNHAKKAQSLNGVEIVGLEHLDKVIYLDQAPIGKTPRSNPATYTGVMDEIRILFAEQKEAKILGYSASRFSFNVKGGRCEKCQGDGDIKIEMHFLPDVLVQCDSCKGAKYNPQTLEIKVKGKSIADVLNMSVEEAYEFFAKFPKIAVKLKTLIDVGLGYITLGQNATTLSGGEAQRIKLAKELSKKDTGKTLYILDEPTTGLHFEDVNHLLQVLHSLVALGNSMLVIEHNLDIIKNADYIIDMGPDGGDKGGRVIASGTPLEVAQNCEKTQSYTGKFLALELK
- the rsmH gene encoding 16S rRNA (cytosine(1402)-N(4))-methyltransferase RsmH, with translation MQEIENLHQSVLLQEVLQAFTPLEEGVLIDCTLGLGGHSKALLSQKPHLKLIGIDKDKFAQEIAKERLKEFEGRYNLLSGGFAKRFKEALEIHGERIKGVLVDLGVSSLQLDDDNRGFNFHSHALDMRMDLESDLNAQKVINSYPVIALEKIFRDYGEIKEYKKIAHKIAERRAKKSFKDAKDLSDFLSSFSKNKKIHPATLVFQAIRIEVNSELEELKEFLQCARNLKGAILCVISFHSLEDALVKNAFKDYAKNCICDPSSFKCACSNNHALGAILTKKPITPSPEEIKNNRRSRSAKMRVFQFKP
- the hopE gene encoding Hop family outer membrane protein HopE, whose product is MEFMKKFVALGLLSAVLSSSLLAEGDGVYIGANYQLGQARLNSNIYNTGDCTGSVVGCPPGLTANKHNPGGTNINWHAKYANGALNGLGLNVGYKKFFQFKSLDMTSKWFGFRVYGLFDYGHADLGKQVYAPNKIQLDMVSWGVGSDLLADIIDRDNASFGIFGGVAIGGNTWKSSAANYWKEQIIEAKGPDVCTPTYCNPNAPYSTNTSTVAFQVWLNFGVRANIYKHNGVEFGVRVPLLINKFLSAGPNATNLYYHLKRDYSLYLGYNYTF
- the flgR gene encoding transcriptional activator FlgR, giving the protein MKIAIVEDDINMRKSLELFFELQDDLEIVSFKNPKDALAKLDESFDLVITDINMPHMDGLEFLRLLEGKYESIVITGNATLNKAIDSIRLGVKDFFQKPFKPELLLESIYRTKKVLEFQKKHPLEKPLKKPHKHSFLATSKALEESKRQALKVASTDANVMLLGESGVGKEVFAHFIHQHSQRSKHPFIAINMSAIPEHLLESELFGYQKGAFTDATAPKMGLFESANKGTIFLDEIAEMPIQLQSKLLRVVQEKEITRLGDNKSVKIDVRFISATNANMKEKIASKEFREDLFFRLQIVPITIAPLRERVEEILPIAEIKLKEVCDAYHLGPKSFSKNAAKRLLEYSWHGNVRELLGVVERAAILSEETEIQEKDLFLER
- a CDS encoding S-adenosyl-l-methionine hydroxide adenosyltransferase family protein; this encodes MKKTILALFLSACIGLSPVYASNALILQTDFSLKDGAVSAMKGVAFSVDSNLKIFDLTHEIPPYNIWEGAYRLYQTASYWPKGSVFVSVVDPGVGTKRKSVVLKTKNGQYFVSPDNGTLTLVAQTLGIDSVREIDEKTNRLKGSEKSYTFHGRDVYAYTGARLASGAITFEQVGPELPPKVVEIPYQKAKATKGEVKGNIPILDIQYGNVWSNISDKLLNQAKIKLNDTLCVTIFKGSKKQYEGKMPYVASFGNVPEGQPLVYLNSLLNVSVALNMDNFAQKHQIKSGADWNIDIKKCAK